One window from the genome of Natrialba magadii ATCC 43099 encodes:
- a CDS encoding DUF5812 family protein — MTETETGSGNEKTGTFVVTHAETESAVVRDVDTAQIHTLGSNPGLEANDVLEATVAPEPPLEVTWQVIEVAERRRVELVDSDLSPTKHAAELAADAETGDLIQEERAGTGEIHIFRVPADETEAAAQDVLEDEETIARAARLDAVRVEVRRTTALDAVDGGVLSVRYLPD, encoded by the coding sequence ATGACTGAGACTGAAACCGGATCCGGGAACGAGAAAACCGGGACCTTCGTCGTCACGCACGCCGAGACCGAGTCGGCCGTCGTCCGCGACGTCGACACTGCACAGATACACACCCTCGGCTCGAATCCCGGCCTCGAGGCGAACGACGTACTCGAGGCGACCGTCGCACCGGAGCCGCCGCTCGAAGTCACCTGGCAGGTGATCGAGGTGGCCGAGCGCCGGCGCGTCGAACTCGTTGACAGTGATCTCTCACCGACCAAGCACGCAGCCGAGCTGGCGGCCGACGCCGAGACCGGCGACCTGATTCAGGAAGAGCGCGCGGGGACGGGTGAGATCCATATCTTCCGCGTCCCGGCCGACGAAACCGAGGCCGCAGCACAGGACGTACTCGAGGACGAGGAGACAATCGCGCGGGCGGCACGACTCGATGCGGTTCGGGTGGAGGTACGCCGGACGACGGCGCTCGATGCGGTGGACGGCGGTGT
- a CDS encoding DUF7126 family protein — translation MSEDDQNRRAIVAGPDEDEIGVALENEGVTVTRVDGVVTRPQLEEAGIVDADLYVLTDIDQATTIPIVCDLTDDLRTVTYARRTVPEFVKGQLDLAIDPQLMSAAIVAEELVA, via the coding sequence ATGAGCGAGGACGACCAGAACCGACGGGCGATCGTCGCCGGTCCCGATGAAGACGAGATCGGTGTCGCACTCGAGAACGAAGGCGTCACGGTCACTCGAGTCGATGGCGTCGTCACGCGGCCACAGCTAGAGGAAGCCGGTATCGTCGACGCCGACCTGTACGTGTTGACCGATATCGATCAGGCGACGACGATCCCGATCGTCTGTGATCTCACCGACGACCTGCGGACCGTCACCTACGCACGCCGAACGGTGCCCGAGTTCGTCAAGGGACAGCTTGACCTGGCAATCGACCCCCAGCTGATGTCAGCTGCGATCGT
- a CDS encoding CPBP family intramembrane glutamic endopeptidase: MTETARTESESVATDAVPGIGTGLSAVMAATVLVPANRGITDPAVVAAAVFAVVAVGAFLASRYGSGTQRIAAGIATAASGGVLLCTAYALNQGLTASTELPGLSTSISLLMAGFLTAGLTVGVGVAAVLKISVSGLKDRSSQMVVLSLLGVTGLFAAELAGVFLALPVMEIAGDLSTTEFLVIAQLGMALGTAIIAGIYLSVTDRGLEFLDLRVPTKWDVIWTVGGLVILFGALMTISLAFQTAGVESADHGTTEQAAENPEILLVLIPASLLVIGPFEELLYRNVIQKALYDTFSRAGAIVAGSVIFAGVHVLAYATAGPGAVIASLGVIFGLSLVLGTLYERTDNLLVPSVVHGVYNAILFGNLYLVYG; encoded by the coding sequence ATGACCGAAACCGCACGGACCGAGTCCGAGTCGGTCGCGACCGACGCCGTCCCAGGCATCGGAACCGGCCTCTCGGCGGTGATGGCGGCGACTGTGCTCGTTCCCGCCAACCGAGGGATCACCGACCCTGCAGTCGTCGCAGCAGCCGTCTTCGCCGTCGTCGCCGTCGGTGCCTTCCTCGCAAGTCGCTACGGGAGTGGAACACAGCGGATCGCCGCTGGAATCGCAACCGCCGCCAGTGGTGGCGTCCTCCTCTGTACCGCCTACGCACTGAATCAGGGACTCACCGCCTCGACCGAGTTACCGGGGCTCTCGACGTCAATCTCGCTCCTCATGGCCGGTTTCCTCACCGCCGGCCTCACAGTCGGCGTCGGCGTCGCTGCCGTCCTCAAAATAAGTGTTTCAGGGCTCAAAGATCGAAGTTCTCAGATGGTCGTCCTATCCCTTCTCGGGGTTACCGGGCTCTTCGCAGCCGAACTCGCCGGCGTCTTTCTCGCACTTCCAGTGATGGAGATCGCCGGAGATCTCTCGACCACCGAGTTCCTCGTCATCGCACAGCTCGGCATGGCGCTCGGCACCGCAATCATCGCCGGTATCTACCTCTCCGTCACCGACCGGGGACTCGAGTTCCTCGACCTGCGCGTCCCGACGAAGTGGGACGTGATCTGGACGGTCGGCGGACTCGTCATCCTCTTTGGCGCGCTGATGACTATTTCACTGGCCTTTCAGACGGCCGGCGTCGAGAGTGCAGACCACGGAACAACCGAGCAGGCCGCAGAGAACCCCGAGATTCTGCTCGTGTTGATTCCGGCGTCGCTGCTCGTGATCGGGCCGTTCGAGGAGTTGCTGTACCGGAACGTCATCCAGAAGGCACTGTACGACACCTTCTCTCGCGCCGGTGCGATCGTCGCCGGGAGCGTCATCTTCGCTGGCGTCCACGTTCTCGCTTACGCGACCGCTGGCCCAGGCGCAGTCATCGCGAGCCTCGGCGTCATTTTCGGGCTCTCGCTCGTGCTCGGCACGCTCTACGAGCGAACCGACAACCTGCTCGTGCCGTCAGTCGTCCACGGTGTGTACAACGCGATTCTCTTCGGGAATCTCTACCTGGTTTACGGCTGA
- a CDS encoding PRC-barrel domain-containing protein has translation MSEILAENLSGKSVMGSDGTELGLLYNITMDLKSGQLHDLVIEPDDELPERAVDFNVDDAGRFLVSVSRVQAVKDYIVVQR, from the coding sequence ATGAGTGAGATACTCGCTGAAAATCTCTCGGGCAAGTCCGTCATGGGATCGGACGGCACCGAGCTGGGCCTGCTGTACAACATCACGATGGACCTCAAGTCGGGACAACTCCACGACCTCGTTATCGAACCCGACGACGAACTGCCAGAGCGGGCCGTCGACTTCAACGTCGACGACGCCGGCCGGTTTCTCGTCTCCGTCAGCCGCGTTCAAGCGGTGAAAGACTACATCGTCGTTCAGCGCTAA
- a CDS encoding NOB1 family endonuclease, with amino-acid sequence MYVLDSSAFIHDFHTTEQTATIPLVREELEDESAYRYDAMEGSGMHIHIPNEDTTEKVRRAAKESGDLGVLSDTDIRLVAASFELDATLVTDDYAMQNVAEKLNVAVEVIAREGIDEQRHWHYQCQGCGREFDEEKERCPICGSGLARKNPS; translated from the coding sequence ATGTACGTTCTCGACTCCTCGGCTTTTATCCACGACTTCCACACGACAGAACAGACTGCAACCATCCCCCTCGTCCGCGAAGAACTCGAGGACGAGAGCGCCTATCGCTACGACGCGATGGAGGGCTCGGGGATGCACATCCACATTCCAAACGAGGACACGACCGAGAAGGTCCGCCGGGCAGCCAAGGAATCCGGTGATCTCGGCGTGCTCTCCGATACGGACATCAGGCTCGTCGCCGCGAGTTTCGAACTCGACGCCACACTCGTCACCGACGACTACGCGATGCAAAACGTTGCAGAGAAACTCAACGTCGCCGTCGAAGTAATCGCCCGCGAGGGCATCGACGAACAGCGCCACTGGCACTACCAGTGTCAGGGCTGTGGCCGCGAGTTCGACGAGGAAAAGGAGCGCTGTCCGATCTGCGGTTCCGGTCTGGCGCGCAAGAATCCGTCGTAG
- the infB gene encoding translation initiation factor IF-2, with translation MSDTDTDTDTGAGSHDPTSLRTPIVAVLGHVDHGKTSLLDKIRGSAVIEGEAGAITQHIGATAVPLDVVSSIAGDLVDPDDFDLPGLLFIDTPGHHSFTTLRSRGGALADIAILVVDVNDGFQPQTLEALDILKRSQTPFIVAANKIDTVPGWNANEDSPINATYEAQSDRVSSRLDESLYEIIGNLSDEDFSADLYWRVQNFQRNVGVVPVSAMTGEGVPDLLAVMMGLSQRYMKEEMEIDVQGPGVGTVLEVKEEKGFGTTIDIVLYDGTIKADDKVVVGGMNQPIVTDVRALLQPRPLAEIRTESRFEKVDEISAASGIKVAAPDLADAMAGAPVRVVRNRELDEVVDEVEAELADIAVDTEEQGVVVKADTLGSLEAMADALGEAEVPIVRAEVGDVAPRDVSVASTAEEPKQRAILGFNVETLADAEQRAETEDVTVFTDEVIYQLIEEYEEYIDELERAQQDTILDNIVRPARFRILPDHTFRQNDPAVVGVEVNSGTVQNNANVVKFEGNEPDRVGQVKGIQEQGEDVDEARAGNRVSVAIDGPTVGRQIEEDDELWIEIPEKHAKILEQELASEIPGDELEALNMYLDKQRSRDPFWGK, from the coding sequence ATGTCGGATACCGATACGGACACGGACACGGGCGCGGGATCGCACGATCCCACATCTCTCAGAACGCCGATCGTCGCCGTCCTCGGACACGTCGATCACGGCAAGACAAGTCTCCTCGACAAGATCCGCGGCTCTGCGGTCATCGAGGGTGAAGCAGGCGCGATTACCCAGCACATCGGGGCGACGGCCGTCCCGCTCGACGTCGTCTCTTCCATCGCGGGCGACCTCGTCGACCCGGACGACTTCGACCTGCCGGGGCTGCTCTTTATCGATACGCCGGGACACCACTCCTTTACCACGCTTCGCTCCCGGGGTGGCGCACTGGCGGACATAGCGATTCTCGTCGTCGACGTCAACGACGGCTTCCAGCCGCAGACACTCGAGGCGCTCGACATTCTCAAGCGCTCCCAGACGCCGTTCATCGTCGCGGCGAACAAGATCGATACCGTTCCCGGCTGGAACGCAAACGAGGACTCGCCGATCAACGCGACCTACGAGGCCCAGTCAGACCGCGTCAGCTCCCGCCTCGACGAAAGTCTCTACGAGATTATCGGTAATCTATCGGACGAGGACTTCTCCGCCGACCTCTACTGGCGTGTACAGAACTTCCAGCGCAACGTCGGCGTCGTCCCCGTCTCCGCGATGACCGGCGAGGGCGTCCCCGACCTGCTCGCGGTCATGATGGGGCTCTCCCAGCGGTATATGAAAGAGGAGATGGAGATCGACGTGCAGGGTCCCGGCGTCGGCACCGTCCTCGAGGTCAAAGAGGAGAAAGGATTCGGGACGACGATCGATATCGTCCTCTACGACGGCACGATCAAAGCCGACGACAAGGTCGTCGTCGGTGGGATGAATCAGCCAATCGTCACCGACGTGCGGGCGCTGCTCCAGCCCCGCCCGCTCGCCGAAATCCGAACCGAGAGCCGGTTCGAAAAGGTCGACGAGATCTCGGCCGCCTCCGGTATCAAGGTCGCCGCACCCGACCTCGCGGATGCGATGGCCGGTGCGCCGGTTCGCGTCGTCCGCAACCGCGAACTGGATGAGGTCGTCGACGAAGTCGAGGCCGAACTCGCAGACATTGCCGTCGACACCGAAGAACAGGGCGTCGTCGTCAAGGCAGACACCCTCGGCAGCCTCGAGGCGATGGCCGACGCGCTGGGCGAAGCCGAAGTGCCGATCGTCCGCGCCGAAGTCGGTGACGTCGCACCGCGGGATGTTTCGGTCGCCTCGACCGCAGAGGAGCCAAAACAGCGCGCGATCCTCGGCTTCAACGTCGAGACGCTCGCTGACGCCGAACAGCGCGCAGAGACCGAGGACGTGACGGTGTTCACCGACGAGGTTATCTATCAGCTCATCGAGGAGTACGAGGAGTACATCGACGAACTCGAGCGCGCCCAGCAGGACACGATCCTCGATAACATCGTCCGACCGGCCCGGTTCCGCATTCTCCCGGATCACACCTTCCGCCAGAACGACCCCGCCGTCGTCGGCGTCGAAGTCAACTCCGGCACCGTCCAGAACAACGCGAACGTTGTCAAGTTCGAGGGGAACGAGCCCGACCGCGTCGGCCAGGTCAAGGGGATTCAGGAGCAGGGTGAGGACGTGGACGAAGCGCGCGCGGGCAACCGCGTCTCGGTTGCGATCGACGGCCCAACTGTTGGCCGCCAGATCGAGGAAGACGACGAGCTCTGGATCGAGATTCCCGAAAAGCACGCAAAGATCTTAGAACAGGAACTGGCGAGCGAGATTCCCGGCGACGAACTCGAGGCGCTGAACATGTATCTGGACAAACAGCGCAGCCGAGATCCGTTCTGGGGCAAGTAG
- the pyrG gene encoding glutamine hydrolyzing CTP synthase, whose product MPTEPDTHYDPTLGNKFIFVTGGVMSGLGKGITAASTGRLLKNAGFDVTAVKIDPYLNVDAGTMNPYQHGEVYVLEDGGEVDLDLGNYERFLDIDMTSDHNITTGKTYQHVIEKERAGDYLGKTVQIIPHITDDIKRRIREAAEGTDVCIIEVGGTVGDIEGMPYLEALRQFAHEEDEEDILFTHVTLVPYSKNGEQKTKPTQHSVKEVRSIGLQPDVIVGRCEDKLDPETKEKIALFCDIPTEAVFSNPDVEDVYHVPLMVEEEGLDQYVLEHFGLADEALPEGERANDWREIVTTEKNGAVDIALVGKYDLTDAYMSIHESLKHAGFEVGVDVNVHWVPAGELADGHDDQLESVDGVIVPGGFGMRGTEGKIEAVRYARENDVPFLGLCLGFQMAVVEYARNVLGYENAHSAEMDEETAHPVIDILPEQYEVEDMGGTMRLGEHTTVIEPETLAYELYEDTSCSERHRHRYEVNPEYFDEFEEEPMTFSGTAGNRMEILELEDHPYFLGTQFHPEYTSRPGQPSPPFLGLVEAIVDESGGNASAGTDMEHDADSDTDADTETEVTH is encoded by the coding sequence ATGCCGACGGAACCGGACACTCATTATGACCCCACACTGGGGAACAAGTTCATCTTCGTCACCGGCGGCGTGATGTCGGGACTCGGAAAGGGGATCACGGCCGCGAGCACTGGCCGACTCCTGAAAAACGCCGGGTTCGACGTTACCGCCGTGAAGATCGACCCGTACCTGAACGTCGACGCGGGGACGATGAATCCGTACCAGCACGGAGAGGTGTACGTCCTGGAGGATGGCGGCGAGGTCGACCTCGACCTGGGGAACTACGAGCGATTCCTCGACATCGACATGACCTCGGACCACAACATCACCACCGGGAAAACCTACCAGCACGTCATCGAAAAGGAGCGTGCCGGAGACTACCTGGGGAAGACGGTCCAGATCATCCCGCACATCACCGACGATATCAAGCGACGCATCCGCGAGGCCGCTGAGGGCACCGACGTCTGTATCATCGAGGTCGGTGGGACGGTCGGGGACATCGAGGGTATGCCGTACCTCGAGGCCCTGCGCCAGTTCGCCCACGAGGAGGACGAAGAAGACATTCTGTTCACGCACGTCACGCTCGTCCCCTACTCAAAAAACGGCGAGCAGAAGACCAAGCCAACCCAGCACAGCGTCAAGGAGGTCCGATCGATCGGTCTCCAGCCCGACGTGATCGTCGGCCGCTGTGAGGACAAACTCGACCCCGAGACCAAAGAGAAGATCGCGCTGTTCTGTGACATTCCAACCGAGGCCGTCTTCTCGAACCCCGACGTCGAGGACGTCTATCACGTCCCGCTGATGGTCGAAGAAGAAGGACTCGACCAGTACGTCTTAGAGCACTTCGGCCTCGCCGACGAGGCGCTGCCGGAGGGCGAACGTGCGAACGACTGGCGCGAAATCGTCACGACCGAGAAAAACGGTGCGGTCGACATCGCGCTGGTCGGCAAGTACGACCTGACCGACGCCTACATGTCGATTCACGAATCGCTCAAACACGCCGGCTTCGAGGTCGGTGTCGACGTGAACGTCCACTGGGTGCCAGCCGGCGAACTCGCCGACGGCCACGACGACCAACTCGAGTCGGTCGACGGTGTCATCGTCCCCGGTGGCTTCGGCATGCGCGGGACGGAAGGCAAGATCGAGGCGGTCCGGTACGCTCGCGAAAACGACGTGCCGTTCCTCGGGCTCTGTCTCGGCTTCCAGATGGCCGTCGTCGAGTACGCGCGGAACGTCCTCGGCTACGAGAACGCTCACTCCGCCGAGATGGACGAGGAGACGGCACACCCGGTCATCGACATCCTGCCCGAGCAGTACGAGGTCGAGGACATGGGTGGTACGATGCGCCTCGGTGAGCACACGACGGTGATCGAACCGGAGACGCTCGCCTACGAACTGTACGAGGATACGTCCTGTTCCGAGCGTCATCGCCACCGCTACGAGGTCAATCCCGAGTACTTCGACGAATTCGAGGAGGAGCCGATGACGTTCTCCGGCACCGCGGGCAACCGGATGGAAATTCTCGAACTCGAGGACCACCCGTACTTCCTCGGGACGCAGTTCCACCCCGAGTACACGTCCCGGCCGGGACAGCCGAGTCCGCCGTTCCTCGGGCTGGTCGAGGCGATCGTCGACGAGAGCGGTGGAAACGCGTCGGCGGGTACAGATATGGAGCACGATGCAGACAGCGACACCGACGCAGACACCGAAACAGAGGTTACACACTAA
- the guaA gene encoding glutamine-hydrolyzing GMP synthase produces the protein MVDTETFVPEAIEEIEDEIGDANAVIALSGGVDSSVAAALAYESIGDQLTPVYVDTGLMRKGETDQIRETFDYMDSLQIVDAKDRFLDALEGVIDPEEKRKIIGEQFIREFEREATEADADYLVQGTIYPDRIESEGGIKSHHNVGGLPDVVDFDGIVEPVRDLYKDEVREVARHLDLDEIVAERMPFPGPGLAVRVIGEVTEEKLEVARDACHVVEEELEEYEPWQALAAVIGKATGVKGDNRVHGWVVSVRSVESRDGMTARAQEIDWETLQRIQSRITGQNENVARVVYDVTHKPPATIEYE, from the coding sequence ATGGTAGACACAGAGACGTTCGTCCCGGAAGCAATCGAAGAGATCGAAGACGAAATCGGCGACGCAAATGCCGTCATCGCCCTCTCGGGCGGTGTCGACTCGTCGGTCGCCGCAGCGCTCGCTTACGAGTCCATCGGCGACCAGCTTACGCCGGTTTACGTCGACACCGGCCTGATGCGTAAGGGCGAGACCGACCAGATCCGCGAGACGTTCGACTACATGGACTCGCTGCAAATCGTCGACGCGAAAGATCGCTTCCTCGATGCCCTGGAGGGCGTGATCGACCCCGAAGAGAAGCGCAAGATCATCGGCGAGCAGTTCATCCGCGAGTTCGAGCGCGAGGCGACCGAGGCCGACGCGGACTACCTCGTCCAGGGGACGATCTACCCCGACCGGATCGAGAGCGAAGGCGGGATTAAGTCCCACCACAACGTCGGCGGGCTCCCGGACGTCGTCGACTTCGACGGCATCGTCGAACCCGTCCGCGACCTCTACAAGGACGAAGTGCGCGAGGTTGCACGCCATCTCGACCTCGACGAAATCGTCGCCGAACGGATGCCGTTCCCCGGCCCGGGGCTCGCCGTGCGCGTCATCGGGGAAGTCACCGAAGAGAAACTCGAGGTCGCCCGCGACGCCTGTCACGTCGTCGAGGAGGAACTCGAGGAGTACGAGCCGTGGCAAGCCCTCGCCGCAGTGATCGGCAAGGCCACGGGCGTCAAAGGTGACAACCGCGTCCACGGCTGGGTCGTCTCCGTCCGCTCCGTCGAGTCGCGTGACGGCATGACCGCACGTGCACAGGAGATTGACTGGGAGACCCTCCAGCGCATCCAGTCGCGTATCACCGGCCAGAACGAGAACGTGGCCCGCGTCGTCTACGACGTGACCCACAAGCCACCGGCAACGATCGAGTACGAATGA